One part of the Sesamum indicum cultivar Zhongzhi No. 13 linkage group LG14, S_indicum_v1.0, whole genome shotgun sequence genome encodes these proteins:
- the LOC105176536 gene encoding putative serine/threonine-protein kinase isoform X1, giving the protein MTCFPFLFGRRLDSATGDPELDDELSGVHNVHLYSYKELRIATDDFSPVNKIGEGGFGSVFKGKLRNGQMAAIKVLSSESRQGVREFLTEIQVISDIEHENLVKLYGCCVEGNHRILVYNYLENNSLAQTLLGGRHGNLEFGWRTRAKICIGVAKGLAYLHEEVRPHIVHRDIKASNILLDQDMTPKISDFGLAKLIPPNMTHVSTRVAGTIGYLAPEYAIKGQLTRRADVYSFGVLLIEIVSGRSNTNTRLPVDEQYILERTWKLFERKELVALVDTSLNGDFDAEQACRFLKIGLLCTQDSPKLRPSMSNVVRMLTGERAFDDRTITKPGLISDFMDLKIRNDPKPKMETNHTSSDYNSSGSNTLEHTTLTSEPSSHATTVFTPVYDRSI; this is encoded by the exons ATGACCTGCTTTCCATTCTTATTTGGTAGAAGATTGGATTCAGCAACTGGAGATCCTGAGCTTGATGATG AGCTCTCGGGAGTGCATAATGTGCATCTTTACTCGTACAAGGAGCTGAGAATCGCTACTGATGATTTTAGTCCAGTGAATAAAATTGGGGAGGGAGGATTTGGTTCTGTTTTTAAG GGGAAACTTCGGAATGGGCAGATGGCAGCGATAAAGGTTCTCTCTTCAGAGTCGAGACAAGGAGTAAGAGAGTTTTTGACGGAGATTCAAGTGATTTCAGACATAGAGCATGAAAATTTAGTGAAGCTCTATGGTTGTTGTGTGGAAGGCAATCACAGAATCCTTGTCTACAACTATCTTGAGAATAACAGCCTAGCACAAACACTTCTTG GTGGCCGTCACGGGAACCTCGAGTTTGGCTGGAGAACACGGGCTAAAATTTGCATTGGGGTTGCAAAGGGACTTGCCTATCTTCATGAGGAAGTGAGGCCACATATTGTACACAGAGACATCAAAGCCAGCAATATACTTCTTGACCAAGACATGACCCCCAAAATTTCTGATTTTGGTCTTGCCAAGCTCATCCCTCCAAACATGACTCATGTCAGTACACGTGTAGCGGGAACCAT AGGTTATTTGGCACcagaatatgcaataaaaggCCAACTAACACGTCGGGCGGATGTTTACAGTTTTGGTGTTCTCCTTATTGAAATAGTCAGTGGGAGATCCAACACCAACACACGATTACCTGTAGATGAACAGTATATTCTTGAAAGG ACATGGAAACTTTTTGAGAGAAAAGAGCTGGTTGCACTGGTAGATACGTCGCTGAATGGAGATTTTGATGCTGAGCAGGCTTGCAGATTCTTGAAGATTGGTCTGCTCTGCACTCAGGACTCTCCAAAGCTTCGACCCTCTATGTCGAATGTTGTGCGAATGCTCACCGGTGAGAGAGCTTTTGATGACCGCACAATAACAAAACCAGGTCTGATATCCGACTTCATGGACCTCAAGATCAGAAACGATCCCAAACCAAAGATGGAAACTAATCATACATCTTCAGATTACAACTCGTCGGGCTCCAACACGTTGGAGCATACAACATTGACCTCAGAGCCTTCTTCCCACGCTACCACGGTGTTCACACCGGTATATGATAGGAGCATCTGA
- the LOC105176536 gene encoding putative serine/threonine-protein kinase isoform X2 produces MAAIKVLSSESRQGVREFLTEIQVISDIEHENLVKLYGCCVEGNHRILVYNYLENNSLAQTLLGGRHGNLEFGWRTRAKICIGVAKGLAYLHEEVRPHIVHRDIKASNILLDQDMTPKISDFGLAKLIPPNMTHVSTRVAGTIGYLAPEYAIKGQLTRRADVYSFGVLLIEIVSGRSNTNTRLPVDEQYILERTWKLFERKELVALVDTSLNGDFDAEQACRFLKIGLLCTQDSPKLRPSMSNVVRMLTGERAFDDRTITKPGLISDFMDLKIRNDPKPKMETNHTSSDYNSSGSNTLEHTTLTSEPSSHATTVFTPVYDRSI; encoded by the exons ATGGCAGCGATAAAGGTTCTCTCTTCAGAGTCGAGACAAGGAGTAAGAGAGTTTTTGACGGAGATTCAAGTGATTTCAGACATAGAGCATGAAAATTTAGTGAAGCTCTATGGTTGTTGTGTGGAAGGCAATCACAGAATCCTTGTCTACAACTATCTTGAGAATAACAGCCTAGCACAAACACTTCTTG GTGGCCGTCACGGGAACCTCGAGTTTGGCTGGAGAACACGGGCTAAAATTTGCATTGGGGTTGCAAAGGGACTTGCCTATCTTCATGAGGAAGTGAGGCCACATATTGTACACAGAGACATCAAAGCCAGCAATATACTTCTTGACCAAGACATGACCCCCAAAATTTCTGATTTTGGTCTTGCCAAGCTCATCCCTCCAAACATGACTCATGTCAGTACACGTGTAGCGGGAACCAT AGGTTATTTGGCACcagaatatgcaataaaaggCCAACTAACACGTCGGGCGGATGTTTACAGTTTTGGTGTTCTCCTTATTGAAATAGTCAGTGGGAGATCCAACACCAACACACGATTACCTGTAGATGAACAGTATATTCTTGAAAGG ACATGGAAACTTTTTGAGAGAAAAGAGCTGGTTGCACTGGTAGATACGTCGCTGAATGGAGATTTTGATGCTGAGCAGGCTTGCAGATTCTTGAAGATTGGTCTGCTCTGCACTCAGGACTCTCCAAAGCTTCGACCCTCTATGTCGAATGTTGTGCGAATGCTCACCGGTGAGAGAGCTTTTGATGACCGCACAATAACAAAACCAGGTCTGATATCCGACTTCATGGACCTCAAGATCAGAAACGATCCCAAACCAAAGATGGAAACTAATCATACATCTTCAGATTACAACTCGTCGGGCTCCAACACGTTGGAGCATACAACATTGACCTCAGAGCCTTCTTCCCACGCTACCACGGTGTTCACACCGGTATATGATAGGAGCATCTGA